One genomic region from Listeria monocytogenes encodes:
- a CDS encoding MucBP domain-containing protein produces the protein MNHLKKLVSILICTLLIVSLLPFSVWADSQERDGTDVEEITTKEKVTQETTSNETTSEPLKGTTVNKAINAKSFPTGNYSGDFSINSQKDVIESGQTVNYNIYLKITGPNTRYQNAKLVINLPKHGEFNQSLNELKIAGATPSYNKTTRQLVYTYQTLNSGVVDKVILKMTTKNGYTPNGTKLVVTGELSADNLSEKVTEQAETTVNATATTALSNDFTKVENSINNNPSQGDIGIWSFNLNIPKKSTGSLFMEEGKKIVIEYTLADKLDYLGVAGDTPEPTKVEGQKLTWEIAAPTYLEQEKANSLLNKTFQIRTFFQPTIPNFATVENKAVATTNFVTLTDSIVDTSKASVSVSASDPATIPPTIGSVYAPAHRGPVDANWGIATVTGNPDIKVYDTAKLGFSLMLNSAMNDSPWYDFLYYDAYYNIDDNLNLDYFRSGDFYFKPNVNYLGWAQLKKSPKYNLLVKYDGDTDWTTLKEDVELSKMYSRKDLGIPDDKHVSKVWLHFTYAPAGMYAADLSFFTTVKEGYVGEVRNSTQINMYGADSQDYIHYYDDTNPWPEAWKNYAGDRTAQIIPQPTGKNKFVQGSVVFDDTDGNLINIGDNSISVNLESNKASISRLKGPFEAMVLLPSGVKMKNTEQNGFKVTVLNENYQNAGRQLLKVKWDKKTLLPAEKLTAKINVSVAKDTPSNMTVEMFGFLQDTDFNVPEVSGTPTISDTKMEIDSNDINQNGNSEESRITSGNHYILNTSNHLKISKKAKGNRDKEYSGLANATTNSIVSYQLSLENDSDEKIANMVLMDVLPSENDLGITDNSERGSKFNLALTKAVEVPKEWKDKVEVTYSTAKNPKRAGILDKHTIYPIGTEPLVDNTEATQADWLTASEVKDWSNIYSFKIELKEGIEWIPGKSMKIQFDLKTPKKNQIDKTLLKQKTKKEDRAAWNSFAVAVNNSQVIEPAQVGVALDDSVAPVTVQYVDQNHKQIASPETLTGAYGEKFTAKQKKINNYSLVKIPANVSGTFNEKAQTITFIYQKVTAGRIIVNYVDKNGEKIADSIVLNGKLNSSYTTSAKKISGYKLYQTPKNATGKFLNTSQTVTYVYERTSNLSISSSNKGTENVKKLAKLPHTGDSTTTNLWVIIGLFMLSGAFVIMKKR, from the coding sequence TAAAAGGGACCACAGTAAATAAAGCAATAAACGCAAAATCATTTCCAACTGGGAATTATTCAGGGGACTTCAGTATTAATTCTCAAAAAGACGTGATTGAATCTGGTCAGACGGTAAACTATAATATTTATTTAAAAATCACTGGACCAAACACAAGGTACCAAAATGCTAAATTGGTAATCAATTTACCAAAACATGGGGAATTTAATCAATCACTAAATGAACTTAAGATTGCGGGAGCAACACCAAGTTATAACAAAACAACTCGTCAGCTCGTTTACACATATCAAACACTAAACAGTGGTGTAGTTGATAAAGTGATTCTCAAGATGACTACGAAAAATGGTTACACACCAAATGGAACGAAATTAGTAGTAACAGGTGAATTAAGCGCAGATAATTTATCTGAAAAAGTAACTGAACAAGCTGAAACAACTGTCAACGCAACAGCCACAACAGCTTTATCAAATGATTTTACTAAGGTAGAAAATAGCATCAATAATAATCCGAGTCAAGGTGACATTGGGATTTGGTCTTTCAACCTAAATATTCCGAAAAAGTCTACAGGAAGTCTTTTTATGGAAGAAGGTAAGAAAATTGTTATTGAGTATACATTAGCAGATAAGCTAGATTACTTAGGTGTAGCAGGAGATACACCAGAACCAACGAAGGTCGAAGGACAAAAACTAACTTGGGAAATTGCAGCACCTACATATTTGGAACAAGAAAAAGCAAACAGTTTACTTAACAAGACTTTCCAAATTAGAACGTTCTTCCAGCCTACTATACCGAATTTTGCAACGGTGGAAAATAAAGCTGTTGCAACAACGAACTTTGTTACTTTGACTGATAGCATTGTAGATACATCCAAAGCATCTGTTTCAGTTTCAGCAAGTGATCCAGCGACAATCCCGCCAACTATTGGAAGTGTTTATGCTCCAGCACACAGAGGACCGGTGGATGCGAATTGGGGAATCGCTACTGTGACCGGAAATCCTGATATAAAAGTATATGATACTGCTAAATTAGGCTTTAGTTTGATGTTAAATTCGGCAATGAATGACTCACCTTGGTACGACTTCCTTTATTATGATGCTTACTACAATATTGATGATAATTTAAATTTGGATTACTTCCGGAGTGGCGATTTTTATTTTAAACCAAATGTTAATTACCTAGGTTGGGCTCAGTTGAAAAAATCCCCTAAATACAATTTACTCGTAAAATATGATGGGGATACTGACTGGACTACGTTAAAAGAAGATGTAGAACTGAGCAAAATGTATTCGAGAAAAGATCTTGGAATTCCAGATGATAAACATGTGAGTAAAGTATGGCTTCATTTCACGTATGCACCAGCTGGAATGTATGCTGCTGATCTATCTTTCTTTACAACAGTCAAAGAAGGTTATGTAGGCGAGGTTAGGAATAGTACACAAATCAACATGTACGGAGCGGATAGTCAAGACTATATCCATTATTATGACGATACCAATCCTTGGCCGGAAGCTTGGAAAAATTATGCAGGAGACCGAACAGCGCAAATCATTCCGCAACCTACTGGTAAAAATAAATTTGTACAAGGATCAGTTGTGTTTGATGATACCGATGGGAATTTAATCAACATAGGTGATAATTCTATTTCTGTTAATTTAGAAAGCAATAAAGCTTCTATTTCACGATTAAAAGGTCCTTTTGAAGCAATGGTTTTATTACCTTCTGGGGTCAAAATGAAAAACACGGAGCAAAATGGCTTTAAAGTAACTGTGTTGAACGAGAATTACCAAAACGCAGGACGTCAACTACTCAAAGTGAAATGGGATAAAAAGACGCTTTTACCAGCAGAAAAATTAACGGCAAAAATTAATGTGAGTGTAGCAAAAGACACACCAAGTAATATGACTGTTGAGATGTTTGGTTTCTTGCAGGACACGGATTTCAATGTGCCAGAAGTGAGTGGAACTCCAACAATTTCTGATACAAAAATGGAAATTGATTCAAATGACATTAATCAAAATGGGAATTCGGAAGAGTCTAGAATCACATCGGGAAATCATTACATTTTAAATACGAGTAATCATTTGAAAATTAGTAAAAAAGCTAAGGGTAATCGCGATAAAGAATACAGCGGACTGGCAAATGCCACAACAAATTCCATTGTTTCGTATCAATTGTCACTGGAAAATGATTCAGATGAAAAAATAGCTAATATGGTCTTAATGGATGTTTTACCAAGTGAAAATGATTTAGGAATTACAGATAACAGCGAACGTGGTAGTAAATTCAATCTTGCGTTAACGAAAGCTGTAGAAGTTCCGAAAGAATGGAAAGATAAAGTCGAAGTAACTTATAGTACTGCTAAAAATCCTAAGCGTGCAGGGATTCTTGATAAACACACGATTTACCCAATAGGAACGGAGCCTTTAGTCGATAACACAGAAGCAACACAAGCAGATTGGTTAACAGCGTCAGAAGTAAAAGATTGGTCAAATATTTACTCTTTTAAAATAGAACTTAAAGAAGGTATTGAGTGGATTCCTGGGAAATCCATGAAAATTCAATTTGATTTAAAAACACCAAAGAAAAACCAAATAGATAAGACTCTTTTAAAGCAAAAAACAAAAAAAGAAGACAGAGCTGCATGGAATTCTTTTGCTGTTGCTGTAAATAATTCTCAAGTAATTGAGCCGGCCCAAGTAGGAGTGGCTTTAGATGATAGTGTTGCTCCAGTTACGGTGCAATATGTTGATCAAAACCACAAACAAATTGCAAGCCCAGAAACATTAACAGGAGCTTACGGAGAAAAATTTACTGCAAAACAGAAAAAAATTAACAATTACTCGCTTGTAAAAATACCTGCTAATGTAAGTGGAACATTTAACGAAAAAGCACAGACAATTACTTTTATTTATCAAAAAGTGACAGCAGGAAGAATCATTGTCAATTATGTTGATAAAAATGGCGAAAAAATAGCTGATTCGATTGTCTTAAACGGAAAATTAAATTCAAGTTATACAACTTCAGCAAAAAAAATCTCAGGGTATAAATTATATCAGACTCCAAAAAATGCAACTGGAAAATTTTTGAATACCTCACAGACAGTAACTTATGTGTATGAAAGGACAAGCAATCTATCAATTTCGTCTTCTAATAAGGGAACTGAAAACGTGAAAAAGTTGGCAAAACTTCCACATACAGGAGACTCTACTACAACTAATTTATGGGTTATCATTGGACTTTTCATGCTTTCAGGTGCTTTTGTGATTATGAAGAAAAGGTGA